In Spirosoma sp. KUDC1026, the sequence CAGGCACTTGATAAAGAGACCTTTTCCTACTGGGTAACCCACCCCGACGATCTTACCCCAACCGATTTTTCGCAGTTGCAGGACAGTATACAGACGTATCCCTACTGCCAGGCCCTATATACGCTGACGGCCAAGGTTGCCTCGGCGCATATTCGACCTCAGGCGGTGTCGAGCATTCGGCAGGCGGCTGTGCATGCGCTGAGCCGTAACGCGCTGCGGAAGCTGATCGATAACGAATTTCAGTGGTCAGAAAATCTACTGTCGAAGCTGAATGAACTAGCGGCCGGTCATGTCGCCATTCCTGACGACTACCAGCAGGAAAGTTATGCTCTGTTTAAGGCAAAAACAGGCCTGAATGCCACCATTCCTCGATTAACATTACTTCAATTGCCCAGTTATTTTACCGCTGCCGAACCCCAGACAGTACCCCAACCCGAAGATCCAACACTAACCGAAACTCAGCTACAGGAAGGACTTTCTCAGATCGTCGCCGTTGAACCAGCCCCTTCGGAGCCAGATTTACTGGCCCAGCAGCGCCAGCAGCAGTTTGACTTAATCGATAGCTTCATCAAAGCCGAACCCAGCATCTCCCGCGTGGGATTGAAATCGGGAGAATCCTTCAATCAGGAAGACTTAACCAAGCGTAATCAGCCAGCTACTAACGGTCTGGTAACCGAAACTTTTGCAAAAATTTTGCTGAAACAGGGAAAAACCGACAAAGCCATTGAAATCTATCAGCAACTGATAGTTAAAAGTCCCGCAAAAAAAGCGTACTTTGCGGCAAAAATCTCTGAAATAGAAGCGGCACGAACCAGCTCAGGTAACTGATTAACTGCTTCTATCCAACAGCAAAGCATTAACCGAATTTTTTAGAACCTTCTTTCATGGTAACGACAACTATTGTCATCATTTGCATTATTACAGTCCTGTTGATTCTGATTGTGCTTGTTCAGAACTCCAAAGGTGGTGGTTTGACGGGTGAATTTGGCGGACTTGGCTCCAATCAGCTCATGGGCGTTAAGAAAACGACTGACCTCCTGGAGCAAATCACCTGGGGCCTGGGTATCGGCCTGATGGTCCTGTCGCTGGCTTCGTATATGCTGGTCGACCGTACGCAGGGAGGTGGCATCAACAGCGTAAACGTTGACCGCGCTCAAACTCAGACGTTACCAGGCGCAGCTGCCCCAACTCCAGGTGCTGCCGCTCCAGCCCCTAGTGCTGCTACGGGTGCCGCACCTAGTCAGGCAGCGCCAGGTGCACAAACGCCAGGTGCTTCGACGTCAGCGCTTACCCCGCAGAAATAAGATCTTTTTTCGATACGCAAAGAGGCCGTTCCAGTACTGGAGCGGCTTTTTTGTTTGTCGTCGTTTCAGGCTACAGCTTGCGCCAGCAGTTGTCGGGCAATGGGCAGCAGGGTTTCCTGCATCGGGTACATATGCTGGCTTTCCAGCATGAACGTAGCTGGATTGGGCAGGTGCCGATGCCGCCGGATTAGATCAAGTTTTATGTTCTCGAACGTAGTCGCCAGGCTTTTGCGCACGGCTTCGACATACGTTAGACGTACCATCCGTCCGCCCGGCTCCCGATCGGAGTAGAACGTCATGGCAAACGAATACACCTGCGTTTCGTTTCCGCTGCCCGTGTGCACCAGCAGATACCCTTCGGCGGGATGCAGCGGCATAAGCCCGATGGGGGCCAGCGTCAGGTTACCGGCAATGTCGGCCCAGCGCTGCTGCCCCTCGGAGACCATCCGCTGAAACCGGGGCAGGGCAAAATTGATTACGGTATCGATTTCCGTCAGTAACGGATCGTCAGCGCTTTCGGATTTGTATTCAATCCGGGGCGGTGGACCAGTTACCCGACTGATTCGCTTGGGAAACGCAGCATTTAACGTACCTTTGCCCCGCGAAAAACGGACACCTGTCTCGTAATGGTTTTGTAAATCAGGCAGGTCCGGGACGAGTTTGTTTGCCGTGAAGTTCTGCTGAACGGACTGGAGATATGCCATTACGACATATTTCTGGTATTCAGCGTCAAGCCAGTTTTGCGTGAACCAATCGGAGGTCAGTTTTTTCATGCAGTATTGAGCAGGTTGTGTTGACGAATACACTAGATCAATCTACGGAAAGCAGCAGGCACAACCAAATTCTATTCGCAAAATTTAGTTGCGAGCAACACGAAGTAACCGTGAGTTAAAAACTAGCAAAATGTCAGCCAAAAACCGGCAATTATGACAGAGTTAGCGGTTGGCACAGTAATTGGCAACGGGACAGTGTCGTTTAACGAACCAAACAAAAAACAGTAACCTTAATCAACTCTCAATCATGGTAGCAGAAACGGAAAGCGTTAAAGTGAACGTGAAACCGCTGGCCGACCGGGTGCTGGTAGAAGCCGCTCCGGCAGAAGAAAAAACCTCGTTCGGGATCATCATTCCTGATACGGCAAAGGAAAAACCCCAGCGTGGTACGGTCGTAGCCGTTGGTGCAGGTAAGAAAGATGAGCCACTGACGGTTCAGGTAGGCGATACGGTACTGTATGGCAAATACGCTGGTACGGAAATCACCGTAGACGGAAAAGAGTACCTCATCATGCGCGAATCTGACATTTTCGCAATTCTGTAAACTAGAAAAAGACCAGTAGAGTACAGACGAAAGACACACGTATCTTTTTTCTTACATCTTATCTCTTTTTTCTAATCATCCATAATTTATCATTAACCAACAATGGCTAAGAAAATATTTTTCGATACCGAAGCCCGCGAGCGTATCAAAAAGGGTGTTGATACCCTGGCCGACGCGGTGAAAGTAACCCTGGGTCCTAAAGGCCGGAACGTAATTCTGGACAAAAAATTTGGCTCGCCAGCCATCACCAAAGATGGTGTAACGGTTGCTAAAGAAATTGAACTGAAAGACGCCATGGAAAACATGGGCGCTCAACTGGTGAAAGAAGTAGCGTCGAAAACAGCTGATTCAGCTGGTGACGGTACGACCACAGCTACCGTTCTGGCGCAGGCGATCTACTCGATCGGCGCGAAAAACGTAGCCGCTGGAGCCAACCCAATGGACCTGAAACGGGGTATCGACAAAGCGGTAACGGCTGTAACGGCTAATCTGGCTGAGCAGGCACAAACCGTTGGTGATGATTTCGGTAAAATCGCGCAGGTAGCTACTATCTCGGCTAACCACGATGACGAAATCGGTACCATGATTGCCGAAGCCATGAAAAAAGTAGGTAAAGAAGGTGTGATCACGGTTGAAGAAGCACGTGGTACCGAAACGGAAGTTAAAACCGTTGAAGGTATGCAGTTCGACCGCGGTTACCTGTCACCTTACTTCGTCACGAACACGGAGAAAATGGAGGTTGATCTGGACCGTCCGTTCATCCTGATTTCGGAAAAGAAAGTATCGTCGATGAAAGAGCTGCTGCCCGTTCTGGAGCAGGTTGCTCAAACCGGCCGTCCCCTGCTGATCATCGCTGAAGATGTCGATGGTGAAGCACTGGCTACGCTGGTTGTTAACAAAATCCGGGGTGCGCTGAAAGTTGCCGCCGTGAAAGCTCCTGGTTTTGGCGACCGTCGGAAAGCGATGCTGGAAGATATTGCTATCCTGACCGGCGGTCAGGTGATCAGCGAAGAGCGTGGTTTCAAACTGGAAAACGCGTCGATCGATTACTTAGGTCAGGCTGAAAAAATCCTGATCGACAAAGACAACACCACGATTGTTAACGGTGTTGGTCAGAAAGAAGATATCACAGGCCGGGTTAACCAGATCAAAGCGCAGATCGAAAACACGACGTCGGATTACGACCGTGAAAAACTGCAGGAGCGTCTGGCAAAACTGTCGGGTGGTGTAGCTATCCTCTACATCGGTGCTGCTACCGAAGTAGAAATGAAAGAAAAGAAAGACCGCGTTGACGATGCGCTGCACGCAACCCGCGCTGCCGTTGAAGAAGGTATCGTAACGGGTGGTGGTATTGCCCTGATCCGGGCGATCTCGTCTCTGGACAACGTTA encodes:
- the secG gene encoding preprotein translocase subunit SecG, with translation MVTTTIVIICIITVLLILIVLVQNSKGGGLTGEFGGLGSNQLMGVKKTTDLLEQITWGLGIGLMVLSLASYMLVDRTQGGGINSVNVDRAQTQTLPGAAAPTPGAAAPAPSAATGAAPSQAAPGAQTPGASTSALTPQK
- the groL gene encoding chaperonin GroEL (60 kDa chaperone family; promotes refolding of misfolded polypeptides especially under stressful conditions; forms two stacked rings of heptamers to form a barrel-shaped 14mer; ends can be capped by GroES; misfolded proteins enter the barrel where they are refolded when GroES binds), whose product is MAKKIFFDTEARERIKKGVDTLADAVKVTLGPKGRNVILDKKFGSPAITKDGVTVAKEIELKDAMENMGAQLVKEVASKTADSAGDGTTTATVLAQAIYSIGAKNVAAGANPMDLKRGIDKAVTAVTANLAEQAQTVGDDFGKIAQVATISANHDDEIGTMIAEAMKKVGKEGVITVEEARGTETEVKTVEGMQFDRGYLSPYFVTNTEKMEVDLDRPFILISEKKVSSMKELLPVLEQVAQTGRPLLIIAEDVDGEALATLVVNKIRGALKVAAVKAPGFGDRRKAMLEDIAILTGGQVISEERGFKLENASIDYLGQAEKILIDKDNTTIVNGVGQKEDITGRVNQIKAQIENTTSDYDREKLQERLAKLSGGVAILYIGAATEVEMKEKKDRVDDALHATRAAVEEGIVTGGGIALIRAISSLDNVNTINEDEKTGVNIIRVALESPLRTIVANAGGEGSVIVNKVKDGQGGFGYNAKNDSFEDLFAAGVIDPKKVTRLALENAASIAGLLLTTECVIADEPEEAPAGGGAPGMGGGMGGMM
- the groES gene encoding co-chaperone GroES, with translation MVAETESVKVNVKPLADRVLVEAAPAEEKTSFGIIIPDTAKEKPQRGTVVAVGAGKKDEPLTVQVGDTVLYGKYAGTEITVDGKEYLIMRESDIFAIL